Proteins encoded within one genomic window of Mesobacillus subterraneus:
- the map gene encoding type I methionyl aminopeptidase, with amino-acid sequence MIAKTPEDFSGLKEIGRIVGLIREELVGKTAPGITTKELDEIAGRLFEEHGAISAPKGEYNFPGYTCISVNEEVAHGIPGSRVIKEGDIVNIDVSGSKNGYFADTGISFVVGAGDPILTKICETAVEAFEAGLKKAKPGSKKSGLGKAVIATARKNGLTVIKNLTGHGIGRTIHEAPDHIYNYHEPWDDELLKEGMVIAFEPFISTREEEVFQNENDEWTYVTENSFVAQCEHTIILTKNGPIVITL; translated from the coding sequence ATGATTGCGAAAACACCAGAAGATTTTAGCGGCTTGAAGGAAATTGGCAGGATTGTGGGCTTGATACGGGAAGAATTAGTCGGGAAGACTGCACCAGGTATCACCACAAAGGAACTGGATGAAATAGCGGGCAGGTTGTTTGAAGAGCATGGGGCGATTTCAGCACCAAAGGGGGAGTACAATTTCCCAGGCTATACATGTATAAGTGTGAACGAAGAGGTGGCACATGGCATTCCAGGCAGCCGTGTAATCAAGGAAGGCGATATTGTTAATATCGATGTTTCCGGTTCCAAAAATGGTTATTTCGCCGACACTGGAATCTCATTTGTCGTTGGGGCAGGTGACCCCATTTTAACCAAGATATGCGAAACAGCTGTGGAGGCATTTGAAGCAGGTTTGAAAAAAGCGAAACCTGGTTCGAAGAAAAGCGGATTAGGAAAGGCTGTCATTGCTACTGCGAGAAAGAATGGTCTGACTGTCATCAAAAATCTTACCGGTCATGGAATCGGCCGAACAATCCATGAAGCACCCGATCACATCTATAATTATCATGAGCCATGGGATGATGAACTTTTAAAAGAAGGAATGGTTATCGCTTTTGAGCCATTCATTTCAACTCGCGAGGAAGAAGTCTTCCAAAATGAAAACGACGAATGGACATATGTAACAGAAAACAGCTTTGTCGCTCAATGTGAGCATACGATCATCCTTACGAAGAATGGCCCAATAGTGATTACGTTATAG